The following are encoded in a window of Panicum virgatum strain AP13 chromosome 5N, P.virgatum_v5, whole genome shotgun sequence genomic DNA:
- the LOC120675416 gene encoding uncharacterized protein LOC120675416 has protein sequence MDCGKPLTHSGGDLEVPLNPPSLCTEDNLAPTGASDGSSAWASGVALCFLAINCGVAIYHSRRDPSSVLFVVVSFVDLVLLFHLLRVFERLPPGSPKRLQVKAAVWALTTTLTVMFSQRVAALMPVPVAAVVWAMAAATILAGFCMFFVCRDDASAAADEKLAEGP, from the coding sequence ATGGACTGTGGTAAACCACTCACACACAGCGGAGGAGACCTCGAAGTGCCCCTAAATCCTCCATCCCTTTGCACCGAGGACAACCTTGCTCCCACTGGAGCCTCCGATGGCTCGTCGGCATGGGCCTCGGGCGTCGCCCTGTGCTTCCTCGCGATCAACTGCGGGGTAGCCATCTACCACTCGAGGCGCGACCCCAGCTCCGTCCTATTCGTGGTCGTGTCCTTCGTCGacctcgtcctcctcttccaCCTCCTGCGCGTCTTCGAGAGATTGCCCCCGGGCTCGCCAAAGCGCCTGCAGGTCAAGGCGGCTGTATGGGCCCTCACCACCACCCTGACGGTCATGTTCTCGCAGCGGGTGGCCGCGTTAATGCCGGTCCCCGTAGCCGCTGTCGTCTGGGCGATGGCTGCGGCGACCATCCTCGCCGGCTTCTGCATGTTCTTCGTCTGCCGGGacgacgcctccgccgccgccgacgagaaGCTCGCCGAAGGCCCGTAG
- the LOC120675298 gene encoding protein PLASTID MOVEMENT IMPAIRED 1-RELATED 1-like, with protein sequence MSSRIPRGVGFGGGDHRGGDAGDAALARDIVTLHKALSLDPSTSRRRRSLPLPSPSPAAAEQPRQKPRLKPSFSSSSRRLLPSAASSSAASTSSSSSSSSFWKKSLTAISHLGRRRFDCAFALHVHSVDGLPAALDGSAVTVQFRRMSVSAYTRPVAAALGAAAFEEALTLRSPVYLSRGAKSAVKYEPRAFSVAVSASTLELGKHEVDLTRLLPVSFDDLEDGGDSGFGKWSTSFRLSGPARGARLNATFSCSLVGGGGGEQHKAGEVAGLRRGLMARPVSVQAPMPVPARTRDVRVLHEVLPSLRSASARALPFAAAGGLDARKEEVAELDSEESSPEAKHCTSVEVKKEDLMRPEGHWGATDFNVVEHGVEVASDDTQRPEHAETSNVADQEEDLGFKIDDEGSFKPVLISDNATGDQAVGVMLEETVSDVAVQTENVENKQAGIVKADSLPNAALEAENQFVRDTELKDLECIFNDLSIAEPEEFESPIVEDKRSRRLSCTGVTGSYRSTSRKGRSHSMDASSDSVANEFLDMLGIEHSPFGQPSDSDSESPRERLWKQFEKEALASGNAILGLDFDDGMEEPICEDVVENFDLSAMIHEAELELQSGRLRAKSSEDEETEALMRQFGLNEKSFQSSPPESRNGFGSPIDLPPEQPSELPPLAEGLGSFIQTKDGGFLRSMDPTLFKNAKNNCSLVMQASSPIVLPAEMGSGIMDILHGLASVGIEKLSMQANKLMPLEDVNGKMIQQIAWESAPSLESGERYDLLENHCIDALVGGVGNAASGKKKKGRGADLSSSLGGDSASEYVSLEDLAPLAMEKIEALSIEGLRIQSGMSEEEAPSNISAKPIGEFSSLQGKSAENTWSLGLEGTAGLQLLDVKQSGEEVDGLMGLSITLDEWMRLDSGVVDEEEQHSDRASKILAAHHAKSMELVAEKRNGDKKSKKSGRRWGLLGNNFTVALMVQLRDPLRNYEPVGTPMLALIQVERVFVPPKPKIYSTVSDKGNSEQDDEEPKTEEVPDKALVTEQKVEELEDPIPQFKVTEVHVAGFKSEPEKKEPWGNQTQQQSGSRWLLAAGMGKGNKHPLMKSKAITKPSQEAAGRPGDTLWSISSRVHGAGTRWDELAGAKNHSRNPNILLKKDKRFR encoded by the exons aTGTCGTCCCGCATCCCCCGCGGGGttggcttcggcggcggcgaccaccgCGGGGGCGACGCAGGCGACGCCGCCCTCGCCCGCGACATCGTCACGCTCCACAAGGCGCTCTCCCTCGACCCctccaccagccgccgccgccgctccctcccgctcccctccccgtcccccgccgccgccgagcagccTCGCCAAAAGCCCCGCCTCAagccctccttctcctcctcatcGCGCAGGCTCCTGCCGTCCGCCGCCAGCTCCTCCGCCGCTTccacctcgtcctcgtcctcgtcgtcctccttcTGGAAGAAGTCTCTGACCGCCATCTCGCACCTGGGCCGGCGCCGCTTCGACTGCGCGTTCGCCCTGCACGTGCACTCCGTCGACGGCCTCCCCGCGGCGCTCGACGGGTCCGCGGTCACTGTCCAGTTCCGCCGGATGTCCGTGTCCGCCTACACCCGCCCCGTtgcggcggcgcttggcgcCGCCGCGTTCGAGGAGGCCCTCACGCTGCGCTCCCCGGTCTACCTCTCCCGCGGCGCCAAGTCCGCGGTCAAGTACGAGCCTCGGGCCTTCTCCGTCGCCGTCTCCGCCTCCACGCTCGAGCTCGGCAAGCACGAGGTCGACCTCACGCGCCTGCTACCGGTCTCTTTCGACGAtctcgaggacggcggcgactcCGGGTTTGGGAAGTGGAGCACCAGCTTCCGGCTGTCCGGCCCCGCCCGCGGCGCGCGGCTCAACGCCACCTTTTCGTGCTCGCTCgtcgggggaggcggcggcgagcagcataAGGCTGGGGAGGTTGCTGGGCTGCGGCGCGGGTTGATGGCGCGGCCGGTGTCAGTGCAGGCGCCGATGCCGGTGCCAGCGCGGACCAGGGATGTGAGGGTACTGCACGAGGTGTTGCCGAGCTTGAGGTCTGCGAGTGCGAGGGCACTGCCATTTGCTGCTGCCGGTGGTCTTGAtgcgaggaaggaggaggtggCAGAATTGGACTCTGAGGAGAGCTCTCCGGAGGCAAAACACTGCACATCGGTAGAGGTTAAGAAGGAGGACTTGATGCGTCCAGAGGGCCATTGGGGTGCTACGGACTTCAATGTTGTTGAGCATGGAGTTGAGGTTGCCTCAGATGATACACAAAGGCCTGAACATGCAGAAACAAGCAATGTGGCTGATCAGGAGGAGGATTTGGGGTTCAAAATCGACGATGAGGGATCATTTAAGCCTGTTCTAATAAGTGATAATGCCACTGGAGATCAGGCTGTTGGAGTGATGCTGGAGGAGACAGTCAGTGATGTTGCTGTTCAAACAGAGAACGTGGAAAACAAACAGGCTGGAATAGTCAAAGCGGATTCACTGCCTAATGCCGCTCTTGAAGCAGAGAATCAGTTTGTAAGAGATACAGAGCTGAAGGATCTGGAGTGTATATTCAATGATCTCTCAATTGCTGAACCAGAGGAATTTGAATCGCCAATTGTAGAAGATAAGCGTTCTAGGCGATTAAGCTGCACGGGCGTGACTGGTAGTTACAGGTCCACCAGTAGGAAGGGCAGATCGCACAGCATGGATGCTTCATCAGATTCTGTTGCTAATGAGTTCTTGGATATGCTTGGAATAGAGCATAGCCCATTTGGGCAACCCTCGGATAGTGATTCCGAGTCACCAAGAGAGCGGCTTTGGAAGCAGTTTGAAAAGGAAGCTCTAGCTTCTGGGAATGCTATTCTTGGTTTGGACTTTGACGATGGAATGGAAGAACCTATCTGTGAAGATGTTGTGGAGAATTTCGATCTCTCCGCAATGATACATGAGGCTGAGCTTGAGCTTCAGAGTGGAAGACTTCGAGCTAAGTCGTCGGAAGATGAAGAAACTGAAGCTTTAATGCGTCAGTTTGGGCTAAATGAAAAGTCCTTCCAATCTTCTCCACCTGAAAGTAGAAATGGGTTTGGTAGCCCTATTGACCTCCCACCTGAGCAGCCCTCTGAGCTACCACCATTGGCCGAAGGTTTAGgttcatttattcagacaaaAGATGGTGGATTTCTGCGATCAATGGATCCAACCCTGTTCAAAAATGCTAAGAACAACTGCAGCTTGGTCATGCAGGCTTCTTCACCGATTGTGCTGCCAGCAGAGATGGGATCTGGGATTATGGATATATTGCATGGTCTGGCATCAGTTGGAATTGAAAAATTATCAATGCAAGCAAATAAACTTATGCCCTTAGAAGATGTTAATGGCAAAATGATACAGCAGATTGCCTGGGagtctgctccatctctagaaTCTGGTGAAAG ATATGATCTATTGGAGAATCATTGCATCGATGCGTTAGTAGGAGGGGTAGGAAATGCTGCTtctggcaagaagaagaaagggaggggTGCTGATCTGTCATCATCCTTGGGTGGGGACAGTGCTTCAGAATATGTTTCACTTGAGGACCTTGCGCCTTTAGCAATGGAAAAGATTGAAGCTCTATCCATTGAGGGTTTGAGGATACAATCTGGCATGTCAGAAGAGGAGGCACCCTCCAATATCAGTGCCAAGCCTATTGGGGAATTTTCATCTCTGCAAGGAAAGTCTGCAGAGAATACTTGGTCCCTTGGTTTAGAGGGAACTGCAGGCTTGCAGCTTCTGGATGTTAAGCAAAGTGGAGAAGAAGTTGATGGATTAATGGGCTTGTCTATCACTCTAGATGAGTGGATGAGGCTTGACTCTGGGGTAGTGGATGAAGAAGAACAGCACAGTGACAGGGCATCGAAGATACTTGCTGCCCATCATGCTAAATCGATGGAGTTAGTTGCTGAAAAACGGAATGGAGACAAAAAGAGCAAGAAATCTGGTAGAAGATGGGGCTTGCTAGGTAATAACTTCACTGTTGCTCTCATGGTTCAACTACGTGACCCACTACGTAACTATGAGCCAGTTGGCACACCTATGCTAGCTTTAATTCAAGTGGAAAGAGTTTTTGTCCCCCCAAAGCCCAAGATCTACAGTACTGTTTCAGACAAAGGTAATAGCGAGCAAGATGATGAGGAGCCTAAGACTGAAGAGGTTCCAGATAAGGCATTGGTCACAGAACAGAAAGTTGAGGAATTAGAGGATCCCATTCCTCagttcaaggttacagaagtgCATGTTGCTGGTTTCAAGAGTGAGCCTGAAAAGAAGGAACCATGGGGCAATCAAACGCAGCAGCAGTCTGGCTCAAGATGGCTGCTTGCAGCTGGCATGGGCAAGGGCAACAAGCACCCCCTGATGAAATCCAAAGCGATCACAAAGCCGAGCCAAGAGGCAGCTGGTCGGCCAGGAGATACCCTCTGGAGCATCTCATCGCGTGTCCATGGCGCAGGGACCAGATGGGACGAGCTAGCAGGAGCTAAAAACCATTCGCGAAACCCAAATATCCTCCTTAAGAAGGACAAGAGATTTCGGTAA